A region from the Cryptosporangium arvum DSM 44712 genome encodes:
- a CDS encoding nucleoside deaminase, translated as MDPKLLGRAVDLATQNAASGQLPFGALLVRDGEVLATGVNTVLRDLDPAAHAEVEAVRAACRNLGTLDLRGAEIYSSCEPCPMCCRAAQATGIAVIWYAAQATDIPDLGYPVPAPDVFEARHATHAEATAPFARYLNG; from the coding sequence ATGGATCCGAAACTGCTGGGTCGAGCGGTCGACCTCGCCACCCAGAACGCCGCCTCCGGACAACTTCCGTTCGGCGCCCTGCTGGTCCGTGACGGCGAAGTGCTGGCCACCGGCGTCAACACCGTGCTCCGCGACCTGGACCCCGCCGCGCACGCCGAGGTGGAAGCCGTGCGGGCGGCCTGCCGGAACCTCGGCACGCTCGACCTGCGCGGCGCGGAGATCTACTCCAGCTGCGAGCCCTGCCCGATGTGCTGCCGGGCGGCGCAAGCCACCGGAATCGCGGTCATCTGGTACGCCGCGCAGGCCACCGACATCCCCGACCTGGGCTACCCGGTGCCCGCGCCGGACGTGTTCGAGGCGCGCCACGCCACCCACGCCGAGGCCACCGCGCCGTTCGCGCGCTACCTGAACGGCTGA
- a CDS encoding PadR family transcriptional regulator — protein MPDRMREPTYFILAALQDEPRYGYAIIKQVEVLSQGRVTLATGTLYSALDRLTAEGFVGVVREEIVNGRARRYYEVTPDGLAALRAEAAHLANAAKVVTDRMTLRPATGLA, from the coding sequence ATGCCTGACCGTATGCGTGAACCCACGTACTTCATCCTCGCCGCGCTCCAGGACGAGCCCCGCTACGGCTACGCGATCATCAAGCAGGTCGAGGTGCTGTCCCAGGGGCGGGTCACGTTGGCCACCGGCACGCTCTACTCCGCGCTGGACCGCCTCACCGCGGAGGGGTTCGTCGGCGTGGTGCGTGAGGAGATCGTCAACGGCCGGGCCCGGCGCTACTACGAGGTCACGCCGGACGGCCTGGCGGCACTCCGGGCCGAGGCCGCCCACCTGGCCAACGCGGCCAAGGTCGTGACCGACCGGATGACGCTGCGCCCGGCGACCGGTCTCGCATGA